DNA from Fusarium falciforme chromosome 7, complete sequence:
TGGCAGATCTGAAGCTGACCAACGTACAGGTGTATCCCCCACCTCCAGGAACCATCTTGATGCACGAGTACATGCTCGCAGGATGGGGAATGCCCATCGGTAAGCTCTTGACCTATCAAGCTGCTTTCTAGAAGCTGACGAGATGCAGGTGAACTGTTTGATCTGGAGCGGCTCGCCGAGACATGCAAGGAACTCAACCGGTGGACGTTCTTCGTGTCTTCATCGCCTTTTAACATGCAGGGTGGAATCTCTTCGCCACCCAACGCCCAGGCCATCTTTTAGATGAACCCTAGACTTTTGCAGTGTAGGTCCCCGGAGTAGGGTTGGGTTATGTAGCACATAGAATAGAGTGAATGCATACCCTACGGTTATTGGCGTGGTATTTGAGTATATAAACCGAGGGTGTTATCATCTGAAATCTGTCATCTACCCCAGAGCGCAGTTAATATCGGTGGCATCGTGACGGGGAGCTACTCTGCTAAAGATCAAGACATACTACAAGCTTCCATACAAAGCAAATATGAGCATGACCTTCAAAAACTCGACCAAATTTCACATGTCAAAATCATCGCCAAATCCACAAACGCATGAATTCCGCGACTGGAGCCCAGCCCACAATACTCTCCTTAAAGGGACACCCCGCAAAGATCCCACAGACCAAAGACCGCACCATTAAAGGGAGCTACTGGCGGCAATCGTGCCTCGGGCCGAAGATCAAAGCGTCCTCATTAATGACCTCGCGCTAACCAGACACCCCCCTGCTCAGCTGGGTCCAGGGATCTTGGTGAAGAAACGTAAAAggagcttgatgagatgTTATCTGCAGCAGACTTCCTGCTCTGGTGGGGTTTGTGAGTTCGCTTGCTGGCGAGGCAATGTAGGCTGATCCCCCGTATCCCGCATTAGTGTGTAAATCCTTTCGCTGTCCCTTGTTCTCTGAGGTTTCCGCGGCAAGATGATAATTCTGCCGTGGGCCAGTGCAACCTTGAACGGCAGCGGAGTAACTCGTAGATAATTTTCGTAACGGCAGTTGTGGAGAGGTCGCTTTCCCTTGTTCAGATGCTGCACATCGCCTGAAGCGTCCAACAGAGACATAAGCCGAAGCCAAGCCGGGACTTGATTCCTCTCGAGAACGAAAAGCCATGTTTCGATTGCATAAGGGGCGGCGAGATGGTGCCATGAGTCAGCTTGTCAGCCATATCCTTGTAACCAACATCGACTTCAAGGGATCAGGGACCTGGCCAGTTCTCTCTTTCCCCCATACCCACAGTTGCAATAACTCCACACTGTCTCGTTTGATGTACAGTGATGGAATATTCACAAGTTCCTAGAACCATGCAATCGGTTGCCTGAAGATCCTGATGTGAAAGGGGTTGCGACCCACGTGAAAAATATGTCACCAAAGAATCAACGTGGTACGCCAAGTCTAGCCGTGCAGACTGGCATGGACCAACAAACCACTTCTTACATGTCCCATCCAGCTGGTAAATTCTGCCTCTGCAATTCTTCTTCTGTTGGCTCTTTATCTGTGTGTCAGCTTCAGTTCACGATTCATTCCCTGGAAGCTCTTTGAGAGCGATCGACAACAGCCATGTCTGAGAAGGCGGCCATGGATCCGCCTCCGGGCCACGAATCGAATTTTGAGAATCCCGACCGAGAGATGTACTACAtctgcatcatctccaatTCGATTGCCATACCCGTATGCACGATATTCGTCTTTCTGCGACTATTCGCCCGATACAGGCTGTCCATGAAGCTTCAGGCAGATGACAGTACGCTTTGGCGTTGCTGATATTGTTTAATATGAATACTGACCTGGTTTAAAGTTGCTTGTATCATCGGATACGTGAGTCTCGGCTTACCTGTGCCTTGAACGATATGGGTCTCTAACATTGACAAGATCGGGTTCATGGGATACTGCATCATCTGTCTAATGAGTAAGCATCTCTTGGCCTTCACACTTGGATCTCTAGACCTAACCTTTTCATAGTGCTAAAGTATGGCGGCGGCTTACATCAATGGGATGTCCCTGAGGAGCTGTTGGTCAAGTACAATCAGGTACGTGGCTGCTTATTCGATGATATTCCCAAGTCCCCATTAACATCAACACAGACCGTCTACGCCACCATGGTCAATTATGGCCCGACAGTCtttgccatcaaggctgccattcttctcttcctcgccaGAATCTTTTCTCCTTACAAGACCTACGTCAAGTGGATATACGGCTTCCTCGGTATCATGGCCATCTACTACATCGTGATGATGGCTCTGAAGACACTCATCTGCCGACCGGTGCACAAGTTCTGGCATCCCGACGCCGATGGCCAATGCTTCAATCAGCGAGCCCTCATCCTCACTGACAACGTCATCAGTCTTTTGAGTGACATTGTCGTCCTGCTCCTTCCATGCCCTTTGACAAAGAAGCTTCAAGTGGGAATCTGGGCGAAACTCAAGATTGCTGCCGTCTTTGGGGTGGGAGGCATCGCTTGCATTTTTGGCCTTGTCCGACTGGTTTTCATTATTAAGGATGGAGAGAGTGCTGACCAGACTTATGTCTTTGTACAAATCAACCTGACAGGGTGAGTCTCCACTGCTACTGACTGCATATCGTGTACTGACACATCCTAGCATCGCCGAGTGTGGCATCGGAGTCGTATGCGCCTGTTTCCCCTTTATGCCCATGCTTTGGAAATCCATCCTCCATAAAGACAAACCAGGCTACTCGACCAATTCCAAGTCACAATTCGAGATGATGAGCTCGCAGAAAAAGTCACGCAACACGACTCATACCCGCACAACGAGTGGCCACTTCAAGGACGAGACGGACAGCGACGAGAACGGCCTCATTCCACCTGGAAAGTCTTACGTCACCACCAAGGTCCGTGGGGGTGAAGACAACTCTGAGTGCAATAGTGCTGCTGGAGATAGTGCGGGAGGGTTTCGGCCGAGTATTGATGATACCCGCATTTACCGAACGGTCGAAGTTCGACAGTATGATGAGAATTAATCATGTTCCATTCTGTATGCCGAGTTACTGTATTATTAGACACGCAGTAGTTATTCTGACAGGGCAAATGACCCGGCCTTTTTCTTCCAGTACACCTCTGTCAAGTACAAGCCATAATGTGTCGATAACCCTATAAGACTTCATCAAGGGTTAACAGATGGCCAACTGAAGTGTGTTATGTTTTACCCAAGATAATATGAGAGTCGACGTTCCAGAGCCGACACCGCGACACGCCCCGTGAAAGCCTTTAAGGCCTTGACACAGTGCCCCGCTAGGGTCAGTGTTGCTTGATGCACATAATCTTGCAATCTCAATACATGGGATAGAAAGCAGAGGGCTGCGACGGCTTGAGATAACCCGTCTCTTAACAAACATTGGCCAGTTGGTGTTTCGGCTGTGAAGAGGTTCAGCTAACTGATGTAATGACTGATTCAACAGCAGTCACCAATGGGAAAATGTCTTTCTTAATCAAAATCTAAgtcttgtccttgctgaACCAGGAATCGAAAACCATGGCAGTAGGCTTTATTGTTCAACGTTGGGCTTCTGGCCAGATAAACCGACCTGACATGATTTTCCATGCCAATCGCCTGGAGGTGAGCTGCCAAAGGACATTTGAAGCCCAATCAAGAGGAGATACAAATGAGCTTGTAAGCATACCAAGTCAACAGCCTCATTTGCCATTTCAAGTCTTTGGGGTCGAGTTGTTGGCGACTGACCCTCGTCTCCAGATTATAACGCAAGTAAAATTATCAAATGGTGGAGCGCATACccatagctaatattagaaCTAATCTCGACTTCCGCGTTATAATCATCCTTTTGGGATGCCGTGCTAAAGCAAGTGTTGGCTGCTATCGTGAGGGACTACTCAGTCGTCATGACTCAAAGTCCAGATCTACTGACTTGCTCACGCTCTGGTGAGACATCCGTTACTAAATTGCCACTTAGAACTTATAGTAACGATGAGCAGTATTTCCGACGGCGATTTAATAAGAAACGCAGCGATTTTGGAAGGCCATTCACCCAGGACATGAGCCCCATACTCTCGGCGGGTTTCCATCCAACAAAATAGCCTCGGTTCCGTGGTCTAGCTGGTCATGGCATCTCGTTAACACCGAGAAGGTCCCCGGTTCGAGCCCGGGCGGAATCACGATTCAGAAAGAATCAcgtcttttctttttgcttGAACTATCTAAATCTGTTAGCATACTAACTTTGAGACACCCGGTCGGCAAGGTGGACCATCGATCGCAGGCAAGTCGATATCCATGCAGCAAAGTCGTCATTTCTTTTGCAAATGCCATACGCCAAGAATCAAGGCATGAGCCTCGCTACCTCTTCAATGAATCATACTTCTCATACGCCGAGGCCGTGTCGGGACTTGTCTTCATTTCACTTGGCTTCGCGTTGGAGATCGCTGAGTGCTGATTGGCTTGTCAGGCTCGACCAACAATTCACCGCGTGGCGAGACCGAGATCCGAGCTAAAATCCCGTCATCAACCGAGCGCGGATCTACTACAGACTACGGGATATGTCCCGGCTTTAAGGCTCGGCGAGAGAATGCTTGTAGAGTACGCTAGCTAGCAAAACACCGCCTAGAACCGAGAAAGACATGATAAAGCCCCGATGCTCTGGTGTATATATAGGAACAGGAAAGGCGCCAAAGAAATGAGGTAGATGAGTATGCCATCGATCAGACGAAAGTCATCACAAGGAGCTTCTGAAAATCCAAGTCGAACGACAATCAAGATGATGAACAATCTAACGACGAACCACTCTCCAATTCTATCTCCTGGGCCTGATGAAAAAATGCCCCGAGATACAGCCCCACAAGACTCCGATGGCCTCTCCCTCAAGCCTGTTGGAGCGCCCAGTCCTCCTCCGAATGGTGGCCCCAAAGCCTGGTTGAACGTCCTTGGAAGTTTCATGCTCTACTTCAACACTTGGGGGATTCTCAACACCTTCGGAGCCTATCAAACATACTACGAGTCTGGAGAGCTCTTCGATGCGAGTTCCTCGGAGATATCCTGGGTCGGATCGATCGCTGCCTTTTTACTGCTGTTTGTTGGAATATTCGTTGGTCCCGTCTTCGACCGTGGCTATCTGCGAACTCTACTTCTTGTAGGCAGCTTCATGGTCGTCTTTGGCCACATGATGCTCAGTCTCTGCGATTCCCTCTGGCAAGTTCTACTGGCCCAAGGCTTCGTCATAGGCATTGGGGCCGGCTGTCTGTTTGTCCCCTGCGTAGCCATCATACCTCAATACTTCAGCACAAGGATGGGAACTGCCTTGGGAATTGCTGCGTCTGGATCCGCCCTGGGTGGAGTCATCTATCCCATCGTTCTCTATCGACTCATCGGCGAGATTGGGTTCCCCTGGGCTACTCGCGTCATCGGCTTCATCGTTTTGGGTACCCTCTTGATACCCATCGTTACCATGAGACTTCGAGTCCAACCCCCAAAGATCAGAGCCATGGTCGACATGACCGCCTTCACCGACATCAGCTACATGGCTTTTGTCCTCAACTCGCTGCTCGCCTACATGGGACTTTTCGTCATCTTTTTTTACCTATCCTACTACGCCGCGGCAGAACACATCACAGACGACTCTCTCGCATTTTACCTCGTCCCCATCTTTAACGCTGCATCAGTGTTTGGCCGCACTATACCCAACAAGCTTGCCGACAAGATCGGCCCTTTCAACCTTCTGGCGCCGTTTTCTTGCGTCTCTGGAGCCCTAATGCTCTGCATGATGGCCGTTCACTCCAAAGGCGCTGTTATTGTTCTGGCTATACTCTCCGGTTTCATGAGTGGCGCTCTTATTGGGCTTCCGCCAATTTGTCTTGCGGTCCTGACCAAGGACAAGTCTAGACTGGGAACCCGAATCGGTATGGGCTATGCCATCATTGCTCTGGGTGTTCTCATCAGTGGCCCAAGTGGTGGAGCTATTCTAAGCGGCAATGGCAATACTTTGCATTGGCACCACTTGTGGACGTTTGGTGGTGTGCCTATTTGTCTTTCTGGGTTGGGCTATGCCGCCATTCGTGTGTCGATTTACGGCGCAAAGGTTAGGGTCAAGGCATAAGAACTACAACTTCTAGGAAATGTGTCAGAGGATCTTCATTGGAATTGAAATGGAGAAAAGGATTCTGAAAAGTTCAATGTCGGTACGGTCAGGGAGGAAGGATGGTGAGCCAGCAACAGCTACAGATCGGTGAAGAGGTGTTCTTTTTGTGAAGTTACAAAAATAGAGAATGATAAATCTGCAGACTTATGTACACAGTGCCTATGTTAGTGTGCCACTAAAAAGCCATACGGATTTCGACTGTTCAAGCTACAATGTTGAGATACGAAGGCTTAGGGTAGTTCTTCATGTCCCATACTTGGTGTCTTGTTACCCTGAAGATGCTGCTCACTGACGTGGTCTTGATGGAGACACTACGATATATATATCGTTATCATCGCCTTTATTTAAAGGGGAAGTCGTAATATTCACTTAATTCGGAAAATTTTACCCAACCTGTCAtcctgatgatgatgtaggTAACTCGTTGTATCTGAACAGGAACAGCTCTTGTCATCATGCGAGCTTGGGTACATTTTCAAGGAAGCGAGTCTCGGAATCACCATTTAAAACGGTACCAACGTGTGGCCCATGCGTCCTGTGTTTGTACATCATCCATACCGAGGCATTGGTGATTGCCACGCTTCACTGTTGCAGTCGGCTGCATCAGACTTGCAGGCCTGCTCTCCATCGCAGGGGATCTAACGAACCACGTTTCCCGCGTTGCACAGCCTCCTTCGGAGCGCTATAGTCAGTCATACTAACCGATATCCCGCATTTTCAAGCATTAGCTGATCATCCTTGCTTATCATTTTCCCGTTTGGATGACCGTGGTTTTGCCTCTCAATCACGGTTGTTGGCGAAGGCCTCCACTCACGGACCCGCCCCCAAGTGTCCAATATGAGCGTGGAAATAATAACCAACAGGTCCGTTGATCCGACCTCGGATTCTAGGATGGTCTGGCACCGTGTTAATTATTAGGCCAAGATGGCGGGTCATGCAATTGGCTGTAGCTTTTCTGCTTGGTGAGGATCGACAATTTGGCTTGGCGTTCTGATCAAAGGATTTTCACGAGAAGCATTGAAGAGTTGTGAATGATTGATCTGTAATAGCTCTGAAAAGTATTCAGATAAAATCGTCCCTTTATTTCTGTCGTTATTAGTCAGTATTACTCTTTCAACATCTTCACAGTCCcaattatttaccttttgtACGGAACCCGCGGGACCCTCGGCCTCCGGATTGATTAGATTTGTGGATGTTGCTGATCGATAAGATAGCGAGGGACGGATCAGATTGGCggaacaccatcaccaccaaca
Protein-coding regions in this window:
- a CDS encoding MFS domain-containing protein, producing the protein MPRDTAPQDSDGLSLKPVGAPSPPPNGGPKAWLNVLGSFMLYFNTWGILNTFGAYQTYYESGELFDASSSEISWVGSIAAFLLLFVGIFVGPVFDRGYLRTLLLVGSFMVVFGHMMLSLCDSLWQVLLAQGFVIGIGAGCLFVPCVAIIPQYFSTRMGTALGIAASGSALGGVIYPIVLYRLIGEIGFPWATRVIGFIVLGTLLIPIVTMRLRVQPPKIRAMVDMTAFTDISYMAFVLNSLLAYMGLFVIFFYLSYYAAAEHITDDSLAFYLVPIFNAASVFGRTIPNKLADKIGPFNLLAPFSCVSGALMLCMMAVHSKGAVIVLAILSGFMSGALIGLPPICLAVLTKDKSRLGTRIGMGYAIIALGVLISGPSGGAILSGNGNTLHWHHLWTFGGVPICLSGLGYAAIRVSIYGAKVRVKA